DNA from Coffea arabica cultivar ET-39 chromosome 10c, Coffea Arabica ET-39 HiFi, whole genome shotgun sequence:
GTCTGTTTATGATTTGTAAAGGAAGTTATAGTTTTTCTACAATTAAATGTGAAGCACCCTATCAACTATCAATCGTTACAAGTATTTATGATGATATATGGTTTTTCTCGGCCTggaattttgtctttcttttcttcagTTGCTTGGAAGAAAGTAAGATGAAATGCTCCATTATTATAGCTTTGTCATGCAGCAAATCTTTTTGCTCACAGTTTGTTGCTTGTAGAAAGAACGAAAGAAATAGAAGTgtacttggttttgaaattgTAACACGCTAGGGAGATGTTAAGTAGGTACTTGGTTTTGTAATGCAGTCTAGTATCAGTTGTATAGGGAGAACAAATGCAAAGGAGAAATATAGGGAACCTATTCTTTTTTTATCAATTGTAACACCCTTTCTGTTGCAACCTATAGAATGATCCTAGTTAAATCCATGACTAGAATTAGTTGAATAGTGATGTTAAGTTTGTGATGTCTTTGTTTAATCTATTTGTAATTAACCTTAATGTCTTTGGTTTACTTTTCATAATTCAGAGGTGGTTGTTGCATGAATTTCAAAGTTTTCCTTGACGTATTCTAAACATTGTAACACCCTTTGTTTTTCaccctttcatttttcttctgtGGTCTTTGCCTTGCTGGAAGGAACTTGACTTTTGGTGATCTCACTGTAGGTAAAACAAATGGTAGTCGCAACACTTGCTGGAATGGTTTAGAAAATATAACAGCAAAGTTTTGATATTTTGCAATGCAGAAAATTTGTTATTATCTATAGTTGTTTCTATAGGGAATTGGTTCATGATGCTCTGTTAACGATTGCAGTAACTCATGCCTTTTGTTCTTGATAAGACAAGCATTTACCTTTTATGCATCCGCTTGCAGGAAATTCTTAGAAGTTATTTGGAACACTTTCTTGGAGCAAGAAGCTAATATATTAATCCATTTTCTGATTTCAGACCTTTGAGGAAGCTGATACCAAGCATGATGGAAAGATTGACAAAGAAGAGTGGCGTAGCCTTGTTCCAAGAGATCATTCTCTTTTGAAGAATATGACTCTTCAATATAgtatttggttgtgtttgtgttatcttttgttctttaaatcATTTTAGGCCCCGTCGATTTTTATTTTGGACAGCTTTCAAGATCTATGAAGCAGGAACATGATATGTGAATAATAGATGACTACTTTTCCACGAGGAAAGATCTAAAGCACCATGACTCGGCAACACAAAGCAATCCAAGCACAAAAGATCAGTTCCCAAATCTAGATAGCAAAGCTGCCTCAAAGTAATATGAAACAGAGGAAACGATGGAGAAGTGTCAGTCTTCCTTCTGAAACAGAGGAAACGATGGAAACATGGCGAATTGGCATTTCAGATTGCTGAGGAGTTCGCCTGCCAGTATGTTAGCTTGCCCTTTGATTGCCAGAAGGTTCCCCATATCGTTTCTGTTGTTGAAGTTTAGTCTAGTTCTAGGTTGTTGAACTTGGTTTGATGCTAAATTCAGGCTGTAGTCTTGTTTGGTTCTGTATCAGCTTATGCTGTTTGTTGATCTTCTTGTATACGAACTACATTTGGAATTGTGTGCTGAAATATTTGTAAATATAATGGCTGTTACACGTTTGCTTTATGATTCATTAAACGAGTATGTTAGCTTCGTTTAGCTGGTTGATTTGGAAATATAcatctttttttatctcatTATAGATTCCACGATACATCTTATGTGGTGTGCATTTCTAAGTAATCAAGTGGCATTTTTAGTTTGAAACTGTGATTTACTCATTTGATGTTGGGAGAATTTTGGTTTTGCCTGTTTGTACAAACTTTATGTTTGATGCAATTTAGGATTACTAACTCGATTTCTCTGGTGATATCCACTAGTATAATCTGTTGTGATTAGATGCTTATGCTTCTTGTAGTATGATCTTGCGACTTAAGTCGAACAATTGACAATAATGTGAAGAAACAAGTAAGCAACCCAGTGTTAGTACATTTTGGCATTTGTCTgctaataaagcatttagtcAGCAAGGGCATCTAGGAATTGTGGATCACGTATTTGAGTGTTAGCGCAGCATATGTTTAGGGCTCCAGTACTATTACTACAAAAAGCATATTCTGGGAAAACAACAACAATTGGAGGATATGAAAGTGGATTCGACCTTGCTATTGGCTGCTACCGCAATTTGTGTTTGGGATTTCAGATGACAGAGTTGTCCTTAAATGACTCGGCAACACAAAGCAAGAATGCGTGGAGAACTTTGTCCTGTTGGTTCTTTGTCAGAGCATAGCATCTAAGTCAATTATGTTTCCAAGCCTCTTCACATTCCACAGTATCCAAATGTCTTATTGAATTTTGGAATGGTAACAAAGTGTTCAAATGAAAGATCTAAAAACTCAGTACTAGTGTCAATTGAAACATATATTCTTGATCTAAAAACTCAGTACTAGTGTCAATTGAAACATATATTCTACATAGAAGAATGTGCATTAATTTTGGGAAGCACGAAAAGTTCCATTGTCAATTTCTGTCAAATTTTCAGGTCTTTTGTCCACTTGAACACTTGCACGAAATATCATTGATGCATGGAACTGGACAACCACACCTATCATTGCAATCAACTCCAACTTGTTGTCCCATAGTGCAAGAGTTGTCATTCAACTCGAATTGATTTATTTTCGCTCCTTCGAAACAATGTAATTCTTGTGCCTATGGTTAGAATTATATCACCAAAAAATTGAACACATAAATAAATGGATGAAATGCAAAAAGACAATAAACAATCCTTTCTTAAAGAAGTAATTATTCATGATCACAACTGTAATAATTTACCTTGAGCAAGCCGGTCATGTTCATGGAACTGAAAGTGCATAGCTGGCCATAATTTTGTTGATTAACATCCAAATTCACAAAGTATCAAccacaaaagtgaaaaatattcaTGAACTTTAGTGTAAACCAAAACATAAAAtgtttataaaatgattttatgCAAATAAGAAACTAAAAAATTACCGGTGTAGGATGATATGGTTGCACAAAGTTGCTTTGTTGAGATTGCAAAGGCTCTATCATACTTACTGGCATAGAATAACATGGTTGGATAAAAGTTTCTTGTTGATACCGTAAAGATTCTACCATGCTCCCCTCATTTGTATTtgcctaaaaataaaaataaataaacacatTTATAAATAGTTTGACAGTAAATAATACTTAATTGTTAGTTTACATATAATGTCGAATCATTACCTCTTGTAATCCATGTTGTTGCATACTGCACCTCGTAGATACAATATTTATAGTATCTCCTATAggctaatgaaaagaaaaaacaaagattgGATGCATAATATAAGAAAATATTGAATTACAAATATAGTAAAATTATAATGTAATAAAACCTCATTATGTGATGACGCTGGTAACTCCATAGTTATACTATTTTGCAAACTTTTTTTGGTTGATCTTCTTCTCTTAGTAGCCTTTTCTAGACTACTCTTCAATGTATTGCCTGATATAgtcttcatcttttttttaataCCCTTGATATTGATACCACTTGCATTAGTAGTGTTATTTGTGGGGTTGGAAACTTTTGTTGCATTTGACATCTCATTGCTCGACCCCTCTTGATGTAACCTTGCATCAACCAAATCCAATATTTTCAAAAGGCCTTCTTTAGCTATTTTATAAGTTTCTTCTGCTTGAGCAGCTTTTGTGACCAATTGAGTATATAGTCTACACAAATCTCTGTAACGCTTCGTAAAAAGCACTTTCGGATCCAAATCATTATTGATATTGCAACAATTGTGGTCTTCAACATATCCAGCTTTTGCTTTATTGGTCCAACTCTTTATTATGTATTGactagggatcttcatgatatTTCTTATATTAAGAACTTTCAGAGAATGAGAGCATAAAATCCCATAGAATTCAAACTTCTTGCAACTACATGAAATCTGATCACCTATTGAATCAAATCTAACCATATGATAGTTTTTTCTGCCTTTAGGAGTGATCTTATATTCTGTCACTGTTCCAACCTCACTGTAGGTGATTATACCACAATCATAAGATTTACCCCACTCAATTTCAAACCATTTGAATACTTCAGGAGTATAAACACTTGCAGCTTGTTTCAAAACATCAACATCGAATGGTAGTACTGGAGTACTCATATATGCTCTAAAGTCAGCTTTAAGTTCTTTATATCTACGATCATGAACTAACCTCTCGAAATGATTGAAAAACTCATGAAATTTATTCTTGTAGGTTACATACCTTTTTATCACACTATTCATGCTTTCGCTCCTTTGAGTTGTTGTCATATCTGCACAAAATGTTTCCCTTCCATACACCAATGcccatttttctttaatctcaAACATACGTTTTAACCAATCATTGTCTTCAAGACCATACTTCTTCAACATAGTATTCCATTCAGATATAAagtcttcttcttcatcaaaaTCATATACACATTTACTGAAATCATTCGCAAATTGTTTAAAACTTTCGAACACATGACTGAGATGAATAGCTGCATTTTGAAATATATGCCATATGCAAAGACGGTGACGTGTTTCAGGCCATGTAGAAATTAGTCCTTTAGCCATTGCTGCGTCCTGATCCGTAAGTATAGTATTTGGTTTTTTTCCTGACATTGCCCTCGCAAAAGTGTCAAACAACCACTCAAATGTTGAAGCAGTTTCATCATATAATAAAGCAGCCCCAAATATTGCAGTCTGTTTATGATTATTCACTCCAACAAATAATGCAAATGGACGGCCTTCATTATTCTTTCTATACGTCGTGTCAAAACAAACAACATCTCCAAAACTTGCATAATCTGCCCTCATTAATCCGTCAGTCCAAAAAATATTTGTAATCAAAGCATCCTGATCCACTTGAATTGCATTGAAGAAATTAGGATCCTCTAATTGCATTTTTTGCAAATATTCAAGTACGCCTCCTGTATCTCCAACTTCCATTTGTATTGTTCGTTTAGAACGTAAATAATTCTTATAATCCTCAGGAATGAAACCTAAGTTCACCCGTCCTCCTACTTGTAGTGCCATAAGTTCATGAGAAACTTTTGGTGCTATACCCACACGGTATGCCATATCAATTTCAGCTGCATGAATAGAATTTATCTTTCTATGTGATCTGTGTAAATGACTTTTGTTGGGACTTGAAAGATAGTGATTATGCTCAATGATCAACTGACATATACGAAACTTACCAGTTTGTCTACTGTTAACCTTCATCTTCGCCGAACAATTAAATCGTGTTTCAGGACGAGGGGCTCTTACATTGAGATCTCTTTTATCCTTTCCTCGTTTTCCTTCAGCACTACAACAAAATACCCTATCCATGAGCTTACCATTACTATCTTTGTGGAAGCTACTTCTTttgattccaaaaccaacttccTTTGCATATGCTAAGTAAAAATTATAAGCATCTTCTTCACTCTCAAATTCCATGCCCATCTTCGGAATTAGTTCAAAAGGAATCAATGTATGAATTTTATTTATATCCTTTATCACATTTAAAACTGGTGGAGTGGAAACCTCATCATTGGTAATTTGATCTACCTTGTCAAAATCCAATCTGCGACAGGATGATACCTCAGTTTCTATAGAAGCCTTAGCATCCATATCCTGCAACCTTTCAAGAGTCGTGACGCAGGCAAGACTTGCTCTAACGCTTGACCCACTGGAAGCTCTTTTTTGTTGAGTATTTTCCGGGCTTTTTCCTTTCAACAAAAGCTCCAAATTTGACAACTAAACCACCTAAATTTTCCTTTCAACTAAACCACCTAAAAATGACAACTAAGGTCAAAAGCTCCAAATTTGACATATAACGAAACGTGAAATGCAAGAAAGCAATGTTTCAAGTCACAATAGAACACACATTTGACGTACAACTATACAAACAAAATAATAGATTACTTTTGATTTAATCATCATGTTTTCAAGATCAATACATGCATGATTGTACTCCTTAAAGAAATTCAGATTTGgtgaagaaagaaacaaaaatctaGTCTTTCCCTATTGTAAGGTGGAAGAAGCAGCAAGGTGAAGAAACCAATTAATAAAGATAACATTACTCCAAGGAAATGTACCTTCTCTCAAACGAGGACGTAAATGTGGTGCCCAGTTTTGCAGTGACCGGCTGATGCCCAATTGAATAGCACCAACCTGACCTGTTCCGAGGAGTGAACAATAACAATTAGCTGATAACATAAGAAAATTGCTAAAGTTGAATTGAATCATCAAATAACTCGTCCTAGGCTGGTAGAATGATTCCACACACAGCTTGCATGATTAAGGAACCACGGGTTTTAAATTTGGTGAAAAAATTAATCCCATGGTAAGGACTAAAACCTCAAACACCGCCAAAGAATAGGGTCAAAAGAGGAACCAGGTCCAGAtgtattttactattttgaatctcaacaAGTCTTCTTACTGAAACCTAACTGAATTAACCctaaattaacaaaataatttcaTGCAAGTTAATTGCAATACAATAAGGAAAAAATGTAAGCAAATTTTTTCGTTCAATAATTTATTAAAGTAGTTGAATTTCCAATTCTACTTGTTCACTACTACTACTTGCAACTAGTCAGAAAAGCTATTGTTACTTcttgtatcttttttttttaatttggtaCATTAGTAAAATTTATAACAATTCttgaaataataaataattttttaatcccACAAAGTAACTTATTTTCCAGGTATATTACAATTAGCGTGTAAGTAGTCAATTTGACCACTCAATTAATATTTAATCTTTCCAAACTCACAATTCAATGTAAATTTCACTTTAATGGAAATTGAAAATGAAGATATAAAATTGCATAACATAAGGTAGGGTGATATTGCTTATGAGTTGTTAAAATACTTACGAGTTGTTGTCTATTTCCTAACTttcttaatattaaaaaaaattgaaaatcgaAATCAAGATGATGGAGCAAATAGTGATGttgatttaataaatcaaatctGAAAAAACTCAAGACTTAAACCGGATGCAAGGTTGGATAATTACCTGAATGATGTGAAACGTTTTGGTTTGTTCTTTGCTGGAGAAAGCTAGCACTGGTTGGGCGTTACTGATTGAGTACTTCCTGAATCTTTGTAGTCAGTTTGCTTCAATAGTCGGCGGCTGCTATTTTGCGCTTATTAGGCTACGGTTGATTGTTCTAAGCTTCACTGCCGATGAAAAGGcttggactttggaggcaattgTTTAgggttatctttttctttttcccatgcCAATCCGATCTTGAGTGGTTGCTGGATGAAAGTATTGGTAATGGGTCTAGACCGGTTGGTTAATTTGGTTCAAAGTCTTAGAGGACCGAGGAAATTTGTGTTAAACCAAACcaatttgaattattaaaaaattaaaatacaaataATAGCAGGACACTTGGCGTAATATTAGAGGTGGCACTGGTTTGGCACTCAAAatatgtcaccgaggatcccaagtgcCAAACCAGTTGCGTTTTCCTGCCAAGGCCTCCAACTGGTTTGCATGGTCCACAGCATCAAGAACGATTAGGGTCCTTAGGTGTCGAAACCGGCGTGCCATCATACTTAGCCCTTCGCTCGTGCTTCTTATCTTGACGTTTCTTAGCTTGAGCATCTCGGAGAGGAGGATTTCTTGTAAATAATCCGTGTTTCTTGGAAATTTGGCCAACATCATCCAGAAAACAAGATGATGGTTGTCTTGCCTATTCCCGCCTTCCCGTGGATTCCCACCCTGCGGACTTCGGGACTTCTCAAATCCATCAACGAAATGACTTCCTTCATATGAGATCGTACTCCCACCAGATCGTGTTCGCCAGGTGGTAGTTCAAACTAGTGCAACTGACTATGCAGGTCTTGAACAAATTTCTCGATGAACTCATCGCTGTTGATTGATCAAAATGTCCAAGCACGACATTAAGTATTAGTTATTTTGTCTAAGAACTGTCCTTCACTACAAAATCATTTTTCTCAATCTATAACAAGCTGAAACCAGAAAGTAAGGGCAACCATGAAGCTAGCTAGTAGTACTTACTCATCTGCGAAATTACAAGAGTGCCAGCCTGATATACCGGCTGCTTGAGACAAAGCTTCCTTCCACTTCTGTACCTTCTCCGGGCTATGGTCTCTGTCGTGTTTCGCAAATGCATCGGCGAAGCTATTCCTCTGCTTGCGTACGTCTGACGGATCGATGTCGTAGAATATTGGCAACACAGATTGTCCAATGGTCTCGTGACATTCGGTGATCTTTACAAGTTCCTCCAAGCACCACGTCGAGGATGCATAGCCCTTGGAGAATATTACGATTGAAAACAACGATTCTTGGATTGCTTGCAAGAGTTCGAGTGAAATCGACTTGCCCTTCTCCAATCTCTGATCATCTTTGTAAGTATAGATGCCTTTACTGCAAAGGGTTCGGAAGAGATGGGCGACAAAAGTTCTGCGAGTATCTTCGCCTCTGAAACTTAGAAAGACGTCGTAGGTCCATGTTGGGGTTGAAGAAGAAGACGATGATGATGAGATGTCAATCCAGCTATTATCATGATGATTTGAGGCACTAGAGACCACCAGTGCATTCTCGCTCTCTCTATCGTTTACTGCATCCATGGTCTGTCAGGTCTAAATGAATAACAAACTATTGATACTAATAAGAGTGCAGCAGGAATATTCCTTCGATAATCTCTTTGCCCGAAAGCCAATTTACTGATCAGTATCCTCAATTTATTAGTCAATACATAACTTCCTTCCCTTCTAACGGCTGGAGAACAGGAACAAGAAAAGGTAGCATAATACTAGTAGTACACGTCAGCGAAGAAAGACGACGGAAACTGCCACTCAGGTGCATTCAACAAGCTGAGCAGCGGCTAAGGGGCCCTCTATGCAAGTATATATATTAAGAAGAATCAACCCACTCCGCCTTTGGCTTTGCTAAGATGACGCGCACAATTGGTTGTATTTACCATTTAGGGGTCCGTTTGATTGGGAGTAAAATGTTTTctttgggaaaatatttttcatggAAGTGCTTTTCCAGGAAAATCATttcttttttatcattttcaggtgtttagTTAGCCTATTGAAAATATTTCCTAACTtcattttctggtgtttgtttaacatATCAAAATATTTTCCAACTTTGGAAtattatctttctttcctctaccttTACTTTACAAATTCTAACCACATATTCTTTCTtatagaaaattgaaaaattcattCCATTGTTTAgctttaataaaaaaatcttaggaaattgtatatatgaataaaaattttTCCTTATGCAACAAATAAATTGCTTGTGATCCATTGTCAACCACACACCATGCCATTGGGATATACATTTTgcattttcctctttcctttattgtttctcattttatccccaagaaaatatcttaaaatgaaattgtgatccgattaataatcatcaattgaaatttgtgacacgtggcatcatacaaaaaatcaaaattagtttttgatacattttaaaccttcacccagaaatatgcaattacaaactcaaaacaaaaattttcgttgaaatgaaatttctattgggaaggatgaaagagagaagaaagagaaaaagaaataaaagaaagaaaaacaatttcatcttatgatattttcttgagaataaaatgagaaactagaaaggaaagaggaaaatccaaaattaaaagaattgaaaggctaaaaaaaattatattttagaaaagtgatttgaatattttttaatcatttaaggagaagatagatctctgcaattcatcttttttaatttcaatcattaaggtgaagatttttatGGAAAAGAGgaataattaaataaagaagaaagagaaaaagaaataaaagaaaggaaaacaaggtaaatgaaaagtcaaaataatgcaagggcaattttgtcctaaaggggttaagtgagcaaaattaaatgttatggggtaaactgagagatgagatattttttaaggggataaaatgtgattaatccTAAATATAATAGTAATCCGAAAGGATCTCGAAAATAAACCTGGTACCTGCCGTCCTTAAAAGAATTAGGGTTCTGGCAACTTGCTCTAACAACATCCAGAAATCAATTAATCGCTCATGGCGGCTGAGAATCCCAATTGCACGGTTTACGTCGGTAAGCTTCTTTTCTTCTGGTTCTGTGGATgccttttctgtttttcttctttttccctgaACTTCACAGAATTCTATTTTAGCGTGTTGAGTAATGGTGGATTAAGTAATTCTGTTTCCTTTTGCCCTAGGTTAACATGAAAGGCTTTTTGGTTTTCTACTCCTTCCTGCTTATCCATAGGATTAGGGCTTTTTTGCCTTTCCTTTCCCCGACTTGCGATTTGTCGTGTCGTGGGCTTCTCATTTGACATTCTGATTAAGCTGATTTTGGGGCAAAAGTATGATTGTTGAttgtctttttttcctttttggctaTTACGTCTCGTGTTAGAATTTGCTAGGGTTTCAGCCTTTTCAATATAGCCATAAATTATAATGATGATGTTGTATGGTGCTTAAAAATTTATCTATTGCGTTATGAGctgtaaaatttattttcgcCGAAAATGAGCCAGTGTTTGTTGTTAAGATTTAAAAGAATAGACATCATTGTACTTGAGTTCTGGTTATATAGAACTCGTACGTAATCGGACAATGGAAATGCACAGTGATTTAGGTTATCTTGACAGACCGCATTTGTCATGGTAGGTTACTCAAATTTGGATGTATCTAATGCCTTTTGGTTATGCCTGTTGCAGGCAATCTAGATGAGAGGGTAAGCGATAGGGTACTGTATGACATCCTGATTCAAGCTGGTCGGGTGGTGGACTTGTACATTCCTCGGGATAAAGAAACTGAGAAGCCGAAAGGTTTTGCATTTGCACAATATGAAACAGAAGAGGTAGCAGACTATGCTGTCAAGCTTTTTTCTGGCCTTGTAACCCTTTACAAAAGAACATTGAAATTTGCGGTATGTCTTTGTTCTTTGTGATTCATCTTGTAAGTTTTATTTTATACACTATATTACTccatctttttttgttttttttcccaaGTTTGGGTCTTATGTTTGACTCAATTTGCTGTATGATGTGGTAACTTTTTGCTACATTTCATATGGTACTGCTatttgttctctctctctctctctctctctctctctctctctctctctctctcgtttttgttttgttttgttttaactCTTCAACATTGGCCTCCAAGTCAGCCTGCGACTGGTTTCTCTGTGGGACTCCATGAGACGGTTAAATTTGTTGCTCCTCCTGAGGAGGGGTTTGTGGAGCTTCCGCTTACATCTTCTCTTGAAGAGGCAACAACTGAATTAGCTTATGGACCCTTACACAACTGGTGTAGGCTGACATTTGTAAATTGTATTGAGGAGGCATGATTTTTCCAGCTTGCATAGAAAGTATAGTAATATTTGGACATTGAAAACAGATTTCTGGGCAAGACAAGCCCTCAATGAACTTGCCTACGGTAAGTTCCTCTCACAAACCGAGGCCTCACCCTGTAGCGTATAACGAAACGGGCTCCAGATTCCATGAGGTTATCAACATCATACAGGTTTCAAGATCACCAAGTAAACTATTCACAAGGTGATGCATACTTTCAAGACATCATTGCGTTTAGAAACCCTCGTATTTAATATTTACAACTTCTTCTGTTTTTGTGTTTAACAAAATTTGCTTTCTTATTCAGTGCGTGTCACTCCTGGTGTGTCTGTAAACCAGCCAAATGGGTATAGATCCAATTATGACAACAATGATTATGAGCATTCTAATGGATATAGATCACATTATAACAGCAACAATTATGATTACAGTTGAAGAGTGTTTGGGGCAGCATTGGATAATATTAATCGCTCTAGGTTGGGCCGGTATGATACACGTGATTCTACCAGTTATTATGCCTCGTATTGATTTATAAGATAGGTGGATACCAACTATAACTTTTCAGGTATGAAGCAATGTTGCAGCTATGATAATTCGGGTAGCAAAGTAGAAGGTTGTATATGTATAGCTCATGTTTATGGTTTTAGCATTTGTGTGTATCTGCATCTATGGTGTTTGTGGTTTAGCTTTTGCACTTGTGAAACCTgaatttcttggaactttatGTTGTTGTAGCAACGAGGTCATTTCTATGTTTGTACTTTGAAATTGGAGATCCTAGTAGTGATAATCAGTTGTAATCATTCAATGGATGACTTATTCTCTTCtgttttattcttttttatttctgaACTATAATTTGCTGTTATCCTGTATGATAGCTTAACATAtatgacatttttttttaaaagtctgATTATATTACTCTGGAGATATGCCCTTTAGATTTGGAAAAGATTTTTCATCTCATTTAGTGATTCTCCTTAATGGAGCAACTTTTGTGGAACAAGCACGCGCAAATTCCTTTTCAAGTGTAAAGCTGGGGATGAGTGTCAGGTACCATATGGCGTACCTGATAAGTTCATTCTCTGTAGAACTTGTGATCTGTTGCATTAACTGGAAATCCAAGGTACTATTTTTTGGCTGAATCACTCCAGAAATTAATGTATTATTTTCAAGTATGGGAAAAGAGCAGAGTTGAGCAGACGAGCATTATTCCTATCATGTACAATTAGATTGTTCAGTATGCATTTGTTCATGTGTGCAACATGTCGAGATCAGTTGGTTTACAAGGATTCTGTTTCTTGGTAACTGCTTTACGTTTTCATTCTGATTTGGTCTTGGGAATCTGTGATATCTATCTCGTCGTTTGATTGTGTAGCTGCATGCTGTATAAGAAGCTTCATTgcttttggttgttttggggCTTGTAAAAGTAAAATTACCATTCTGTTTGTTTTGGCAAATGGGAAAGATTTTTGGAACTTTTTAATTATACGTATGTTTTATAGGCTTGCAGTCAAATCTTGGTTTGGCTTCAGTAGAGCAGGATTTGATTGTCTGCTCCTTGCAAGAGGCCTGTATTTGTCATGAAAATAGTTGAGGTTTACTCTTGTACTGGCCATAGCGAATAACAACTGATAATTTAAAGCATGCACTTGCAATATGTTTTCCCGTTTCTCACTCCATTCCTTGCGCTTTTGTTCATGTTGTGGAGTCAGACGAATGGAGGAGCAACTTTTGTGATGTAAGATGATGTCCATGGTTCTCATTGTAGAGAAAATTACAGAAATAATTGCTTGTGCTCTTAAAAATCATGTGCTTGCTAACGTTGCTCAGCAGGGGATTAGTGGTCTAATGCAGTCGTAGCTAGTTGGTTCCACCAGGTTTCCATAATTTGCCGGGTCAGTTTTTTGATATTCCAGGGTCTGAATTCTGATGCAGGCAAAATAAAATACTatggttaaaaagaaaaaaaaaggacacgCATTCTTCTTGTTTATGGTATGCTCGCCAAATTGGCCGGATCAGGCTCGCTTGATTTGGTCAATTTGCATCGATGATGACTTTCACCCAGAATCCCGCAAAAAAAAACGAGTGTTCAGAATTCTGCgaggtgtgtgtgtgtgtgagagagagagagagagagagagagtgtgtgtgtgtgtgtgtagttttgtgtgtgtgtgtgtgaaatcATCC
Protein-coding regions in this window:
- the LOC113714189 gene encoding protein FAR1-RELATED SEQUENCE 5-like, with protein sequence MDAKASIETEVSSCRRLDFDKVDQITNDEVSTPPVLNVIKDINKIHTLIPFELIPKMGMEFESEEDAYNFYLAYAKEVGFGIKRSSFHKDSNGKLMDRVFCCSAEGKRGKDKRDLNVRAPRPETRFNCSAKMKVNSRQTGKFRICQLIIEHNHYLSSPNKSHLHRSHRKINSIHAAEIDMAYRVGIAPKVSHELMALQVGGRVNLGFIPEDYKNYLRSKRTIQMEVGDTGGVLEYLQKMQLEDPNFFNAIQVDQDALITNIFWTDGLMRADYASFGDVVCFDTTYRKNNEGRPFALFVGVNNHKQTAIFGAALLYDETASTFEWLFDTFARAMSGKKPNTILTDQDAAMAKGLISTWPETRHRLCIWHIFQNAAIHLSHVFESFKQFANDFSKCVYDFDEEEDFISEWNTMLKKYGLEDNDWLKRMFEIKEKWALVYGRETFCADMTTTQRSESMNSVIKRYVTYKNKFHEFFNHFERLVHDRRYKELKADFRAYMSTPVLPFDVDVLKQAASVYTPEVFKWFEIEWGKSYDCGIITYSEVGTVTEYKITPKGRKNYHMVRFDSIGDQISCSCKKFEFYGILCSHSLKVLNIRNIMKIPSQYIIKSWTNKAKAGYVEDHNCCNINNDLDPKVLFTKRYRDLCRLYTQLVTKAAQAEETYKIAKEGLLKILDLVDARLHQEGSSNEMSNATKVSNPTNNTTNASGINIKAYRRYYKYCIYEVQYATTWITRGVVVQFHASMIFRASVQVDKRPENLTEIDNGTFRASQN
- the LOC113714190 gene encoding toll/interleukin-1 receptor-like protein; this encodes MDAVNDRESENALVVSSASNHHDNSWIDISSSSSSSSTPTWTYDVFLSFRGEDTRRTFVAHLFRTLCSKGIYTYKDDQRLEKGKSISLELLQAIQESLFSIVIFSKGYASSTWCLEELVKITECHETIGQSVLPIFYDIDPSDVRKQRNSFADAFAKHDRDHSPEKVQKWKEALSQAAGISGWHSCNFADETFELPPGEHDLVGVRSHMKEVISLMDLRSPEVRRVGIHGKAGIGKTTIILTLIVLDAVDHANQLEALAGKRNWFGTWDPR
- the LOC140016135 gene encoding uncharacterized protein isoform X1, with product MAAENPNCTVYVGNLDERVSDRVLYDILIQAGRVVDLYIPRDKETEKPKGFAFAQYETEEVADYAVKLFSGLVTLYKRTLKFAISGQDKPSMNLPTVSSSHKPRPHPVAYNETGSRFHEVINIIQVSRSPSKLFTSACHSWCVCKPAKWLKSVWGSIG
- the LOC140016135 gene encoding uncharacterized protein isoform X2 — translated: MAAENPNCTVYVGNLDERVSDRVLYDILIQAGRVVDLYIPRDKETEKPKGFAFAQYETEEVADYAVKLFSGLVTLYKRTLKFAISGQDKPSMNLPTVSSSHKPRPHPVAYNETGSRFHEVINIIQVSRSPSKLFTRRNPQ